From a region of the Leptospira kmetyi serovar Malaysia str. Bejo-Iso9 genome:
- a CDS encoding AMP-dependent synthetase/ligase, translating into MSNANFKNYKNLAQLFRDSVQKNRNEKSFLTKNSKGVFDGPTYQELYEDALSLASYLIEKCGLKPQENVAIIADNRLEWILTDLAVLFSGAADVPRGSDATVQDMEYILSHADCRIVFIENANVFKKLNSIREKLTGLEYLILMDGTPEIFKEGKVLNFRKVLEEGRTLSKEMVLARADRIEPNDLLTLIYTSGTTGNPKGVMLTHENILSQIRNIPLGLQKEDRILSILPVWHIFERIFEIVSFTFGCKTYYTNIRSLKEDMQIVKPTFMASAPRLWESIFQGIQTKLQGMKGISKILFQGALKTNRIRYRHLAVLKNRELKLNPEFWPVTIFKKLISFIILTWIVLPAKLLDLIVLKKVRMATGGNLKASVSGGGALPLHVDELFNAIGIPVLEGYGLTETSPILSMRTPEELIVGTVGKIFPETQVRIVDVATGKNIYPSSNPFGKKGELIVKGPQVMKGYYKNAEATEKVLQDGWFKTGDLAVLTANSYLKIVGRIKETIVLSNGENLEPVPIEAKLQESPLIEACMVVGQDKKFPGVLVVPNLENLKDYGSDLKTISSHPEVKALIRSEISKMISDQNGFKSFERIGGFSLLDRQWEKGEELTAKLSLKRFLIAEKYSKEIEQIYGPSQN; encoded by the coding sequence ATGTCCAATGCAAACTTTAAGAACTATAAAAACTTAGCTCAGTTATTTCGAGATTCCGTTCAGAAAAACCGAAACGAAAAATCCTTTTTAACGAAGAATTCGAAAGGCGTTTTCGACGGACCCACCTATCAAGAGTTATACGAAGACGCTCTTTCTCTTGCGTCCTATTTGATCGAAAAGTGCGGTTTAAAACCGCAGGAAAACGTCGCGATCATCGCCGACAATCGTTTGGAATGGATCCTTACCGATCTCGCGGTTTTGTTTTCGGGGGCCGCCGACGTTCCGAGAGGAAGCGACGCGACCGTTCAGGATATGGAATACATTCTTTCCCACGCGGATTGTAGAATCGTATTTATCGAAAACGCAAACGTATTCAAAAAATTGAATTCGATCCGCGAAAAACTGACCGGTTTGGAATATCTGATCCTCATGGACGGAACTCCGGAAATTTTCAAAGAAGGAAAGGTTTTGAATTTCAGAAAGGTTTTGGAAGAGGGAAGAACCTTGTCGAAAGAAATGGTTCTGGCCCGAGCGGATCGTATCGAGCCGAACGATTTGTTGACTCTCATTTATACTTCGGGAACGACCGGGAATCCGAAAGGCGTGATGTTGACGCACGAGAATATTCTATCACAAATTCGGAATATACCTTTGGGACTTCAAAAGGAGGATCGGATTCTTTCCATTCTTCCCGTTTGGCATATCTTCGAAAGAATTTTCGAAATCGTATCGTTCACGTTCGGTTGTAAAACGTATTACACGAATATCCGCTCCTTAAAGGAGGATATGCAGATCGTAAAGCCGACCTTTATGGCTTCGGCTCCTAGACTTTGGGAAAGCATCTTTCAGGGAATTCAAACCAAACTCCAAGGTATGAAAGGGATTTCCAAAATTCTTTTTCAAGGCGCGCTCAAAACGAATCGAATCCGTTATCGTCATCTTGCGGTTCTAAAAAACCGAGAATTAAAACTCAATCCCGAGTTTTGGCCCGTAACTATATTCAAAAAATTGATTTCGTTTATCATTCTTACCTGGATCGTATTGCCCGCAAAACTTCTGGACTTGATCGTTTTAAAAAAGGTGAGAATGGCTACCGGAGGAAATCTAAAGGCGAGCGTTTCCGGCGGGGGCGCGCTTCCGTTGCACGTGGACGAACTTTTTAACGCGATCGGAATTCCCGTATTGGAAGGTTACGGTTTAACTGAAACGAGTCCGATTCTTTCCATGAGAACTCCCGAAGAATTGATCGTAGGAACGGTCGGAAAGATTTTTCCCGAAACTCAGGTTCGTATCGTGGACGTCGCAACCGGAAAAAACATTTATCCGAGTTCAAATCCCTTCGGCAAAAAAGGGGAACTGATCGTAAAAGGTCCGCAAGTGATGAAGGGTTATTACAAAAACGCCGAAGCGACCGAGAAGGTTCTGCAGGACGGTTGGTTTAAGACCGGGGATCTCGCGGTGCTTACAGCGAATTCTTATTTGAAAATCGTGGGAAGAATCAAGGAGACGATCGTACTTTCCAACGGTGAAAACTTGGAACCGGTTCCGATCGAAGCGAAACTTCAGGAATCTCCTTTGATCGAAGCTTGTATGGTGGTCGGTCAGGATAAAAAATTTCCGGGCGTTCTCGTCGTGCCGAACTTGGAAAATCTAAAAGATTACGGTTCCGATTTGAAAACGATTAGTTCTCATCCCGAGGTCAAGGCGTTGATTCGTTCCGAAATTTCCAAGATGATCAGCGATCAGAACGGCTTTAAGTCCT
- a CDS encoding AraC family transcriptional regulator yields the protein MWIELYGYSSALCSALIGIMLGSNRKKSPTFKIGAFLFLAISIWLAQLHLFTSGKLFEFPELVFWHIPFAIATGPLFYLFIQSIFKTEYLWNRVQWFHVLLVVALTISFLPVGLLSTEQKMELFKKNPEAVSPWFRNYILFFLNMSYVIPGIYIAFSFRFLFNARILFNAGQEKSLSVFYLILGWFGVSKLVTFTGFLWGEFHFLKTLGALGFSTGVFLIFVLLSRYPDFLELLRRGIREIRRKQSRINSDLKDETVKKIRRLFEEEKIYLNEELSLKSLGNQLSLRPDQLSQVVNDSYGMNFNRFLNYHRIREAIRILEKDPNAKIIHVAMSCGFNSKSSFNESFRRETGTTPTEYLRKKSRES from the coding sequence ATGTGGATTGAATTATACGGATATTCGAGCGCCCTTTGTTCCGCCTTGATCGGAATCATGTTGGGATCCAATCGGAAAAAATCCCCGACGTTTAAGATCGGAGCCTTTTTATTTTTGGCGATTTCCATCTGGCTCGCGCAACTTCATCTTTTCACATCGGGAAAGTTATTCGAGTTTCCCGAACTCGTTTTTTGGCATATCCCGTTTGCGATCGCGACCGGGCCCTTGTTTTATCTGTTTATCCAATCCATATTCAAAACGGAATATCTCTGGAATCGGGTTCAATGGTTTCACGTTCTTCTTGTTGTCGCATTAACGATTTCTTTTTTACCGGTGGGTCTTCTGTCGACGGAACAAAAGATGGAACTTTTTAAAAAGAATCCCGAAGCGGTTTCGCCCTGGTTCCGAAACTATATTCTATTTTTCTTAAATATGAGTTATGTGATTCCGGGGATTTACATCGCTTTTTCGTTTCGGTTTCTTTTTAACGCGAGAATTCTTTTCAACGCCGGTCAGGAAAAATCACTTTCCGTTTTTTACCTCATACTCGGTTGGTTCGGCGTTTCCAAGCTCGTAACATTTACCGGATTTCTTTGGGGAGAATTTCATTTTTTAAAGACGTTAGGCGCGCTTGGTTTTTCGACCGGTGTTTTTTTGATCTTCGTTCTTCTTTCCCGTTATCCCGACTTTTTGGAATTGTTGAGAAGGGGAATCCGAGAAATCCGAAGAAAACAAAGTAGAATCAATTCCGATCTCAAGGACGAAACCGTGAAAAAAATCCGCCGTCTTTTCGAAGAGGAAAAGATTTATCTCAACGAGGAACTTTCTTTGAAGTCGCTCGGAAATCAACTTTCTCTTCGGCCCGATCAATTGTCGCAAGTGGTCAACGATTCGTACGGCATGAATTTCAATCGATTCTTAAATTATCATAGAATCCGGGAAGCGATTCGTATTCTCGAAAAAGATCCGAACGCGAAAATCATTCACGTCGCGATGAGTTGCGGTTTCAACAGTAAGAGTTCGTTTAACGAATCCTTTCGCAGGGAAACGGGAACGACGCCGACCGAATATCTCCGAAAAAAGAGTAGGGAATCATGA
- a CDS encoding ACP S-malonyltransferase, with product MAIANFLNQVKTSGGKLFLQFGGQGSPFLKELSKLYESEPSLKEFFDISFKAIAEEVPNLDKKIIPGGYDFESWVKNPDSAPDENYLCSAPVSIVGIFLAQIGNYVAFTNKGFPVSELISNSIGVTGHSQGVISSALIALGKDGADFYAAYVKFLKFVLYIGYRAQELVGPYNPSEALLKANEEVGDKQPAPMVAVIGYTQKELEDRVKQTNDALGLSGSKAIYVSLFNTPDSNIVSGSPESLLELRKKFKAEMDEKKVKFVYLRTTAPFHSPHMEDTNKTVPLDMERIGFNFKGSDLKVPVYSIFDGRNMQSDDGIGLPLFREMLIKTLYWDKAIKAFVTGTNVTGIDFGPSVVSQKLTQANLGTSENKIYAVSSPKDIKVLLA from the coding sequence ATGGCAATCGCAAACTTTCTGAATCAAGTCAAGACTAGTGGGGGAAAACTCTTCCTGCAATTCGGAGGACAAGGATCTCCGTTCTTGAAAGAACTCTCCAAACTTTATGAATCCGAACCTTCTCTCAAAGAATTCTTCGATATTTCTTTCAAAGCCATCGCCGAGGAAGTTCCCAATCTCGATAAAAAGATCATCCCAGGCGGTTACGATTTCGAAAGCTGGGTAAAAAACCCGGATTCCGCTCCCGACGAAAATTATCTCTGTAGCGCTCCCGTTTCCATCGTGGGAATCTTTCTCGCACAAATCGGAAACTACGTCGCGTTCACGAACAAAGGTTTTCCCGTTTCGGAATTGATCTCCAACTCCATCGGAGTCACCGGACATAGCCAGGGAGTCATCTCCTCCGCGTTAATCGCCCTCGGTAAAGACGGCGCGGATTTCTACGCCGCTTACGTTAAATTTTTAAAGTTCGTATTGTATATCGGATACAGAGCGCAAGAACTCGTGGGACCTTACAATCCTTCCGAAGCGTTACTCAAGGCCAACGAAGAAGTCGGCGATAAACAACCCGCTCCTATGGTTGCCGTGATCGGTTATACTCAGAAAGAACTCGAAGACAGAGTGAAACAAACCAACGACGCTCTCGGTTTAAGCGGAAGCAAGGCGATCTACGTAAGTCTTTTTAACACTCCCGATTCCAACATCGTTTCCGGAAGTCCGGAATCTCTTCTTGAACTTCGTAAAAAGTTCAAAGCAGAGATGGACGAAAAGAAAGTGAAGTTCGTTTATTTAAGAACGACCGCGCCTTTCCATTCTCCTCATATGGAAGATACGAACAAAACCGTTCCTCTCGATATGGAAAGAATCGGTTTCAATTTTAAAGGTTCCGATCTGAAGGTTCCGGTTTACTCGATCTTCGACGGAAGAAACATGCAGTCGGACGACGGAATCGGCCTTCCACTTTTCAGAGAGATGTTGATCAAAACCCTCTACTGGGATAAGGCGATTAAAGCTTTCGTTACGGGAACGAACGTCACCGGTATCGACTTTGGGCCGAGCGTTGTGAGCCAAAAACTGACTCAAGCGAACTTGGGAACCTCCGAGAATAAAATCTACGCGGTTTCCAGCCCTAAGGATATCAAGGTTCTATTGGCCTGA
- a CDS encoding DUF2779 domain-containing protein, which yields MNTYQPRPDFDPYEHQYISPKQKSLLRELSHSFYPDSKNVRYSESETRRILRSGKGVRSACLETDKFSIKTEYILPNEEKPGTFEIVVLKASSSFKKQHITEIAFQKFVTEESGFPVSKCTLLFVNSKFLFQGEIKIESFFVRKDVTEEVALKDKETKESAYSLYDLLSRKNLPSRYVSRLCSHPRNCSYPGICLNPKVPGDIFTLREGKEESGKLYEKGILHLKDIQEIESLTPRQKIQIQTMRTGLPYTNQKVFQEFFGKLEYPMYFLDFESINPPIPVYQNSYPFQHVPFLFSLHVIRKDVSEEPESFYYIEDGIVDPRKGILEKLQEWILPGGSILCFNDKFERRCLEESAAAFPEFKGWLKSIQDDFVDLAKPFWEYDYYHPDQKGSTSLKTILPVITGQTYKNLRIQSGQMANSEFLRAKTEPMTESEKSAIEKNLIEYCKLDTYAMVLILRKIQEWVRSHPNPDA from the coding sequence TTGAACACGTATCAACCTCGTCCCGACTTCGATCCTTACGAACACCAATACATTTCCCCCAAACAAAAATCGCTTCTGCGGGAACTTTCGCATTCCTTTTATCCGGATTCGAAGAACGTGCGTTATTCGGAATCGGAAACGAGAAGAATCCTTAGATCCGGAAAGGGAGTTCGATCCGCCTGTTTGGAAACCGATAAATTCTCGATCAAAACCGAATACATTCTCCCCAACGAGGAAAAACCGGGAACCTTCGAGATCGTCGTCCTCAAGGCTTCGAGTTCATTCAAAAAACAGCATATAACGGAAATTGCATTTCAAAAATTCGTAACGGAAGAATCGGGCTTTCCGGTTTCCAAATGCACTTTACTTTTCGTGAATTCCAAATTTCTCTTTCAAGGCGAAATCAAAATCGAATCCTTTTTCGTCCGCAAGGACGTAACCGAAGAGGTCGCCCTCAAGGATAAGGAAACGAAAGAATCCGCGTATTCCTTATACGATCTTCTTTCACGAAAGAATCTGCCGTCCCGTTACGTGAGTCGTCTTTGTTCTCATCCGAGAAATTGTTCTTATCCGGGAATCTGTTTAAATCCGAAAGTTCCCGGCGATATTTTTACGCTTCGAGAAGGCAAGGAAGAATCCGGCAAACTTTACGAAAAGGGAATTCTCCATTTAAAAGACATTCAAGAAATCGAAAGTTTAACTCCTCGTCAAAAAATTCAGATTCAAACGATGCGGACCGGACTTCCCTACACGAATCAAAAAGTGTTTCAGGAATTTTTCGGAAAACTCGAATATCCGATGTATTTTCTGGATTTCGAATCCATCAATCCGCCGATTCCGGTGTATCAAAATTCTTATCCGTTTCAACACGTTCCGTTTTTGTTCTCGCTTCACGTAATCCGAAAGGACGTTTCCGAAGAACCTGAAAGTTTTTATTACATCGAGGACGGAATCGTAGATCCCAGAAAAGGAATATTAGAAAAATTGCAAGAATGGATTCTCCCCGGAGGATCGATTCTTTGTTTCAACGATAAGTTCGAAAGAAGATGTTTGGAAGAATCCGCCGCGGCCTTTCCCGAATTCAAAGGCTGGCTCAAATCGATTCAGGACGATTTTGTGGATCTTGCAAAACCGTTCTGGGAATACGATTACTATCATCCGGATCAAAAAGGAAGCACTTCCTTAAAGACCATTCTTCCCGTGATCACAGGTCAGACTTATAAGAATCTCAGAATCCAATCGGGTCAAATGGCCAACTCCGAGTTTCTCAGAGCCAAAACCGAACCGATGACTGAATCCGAAAAATCGGCGATCGAAAAGAATCTCATCGAATACTGCAAACTCGATACGTATGCGATGGTTCTCATTCTTCGCAAAATTCAGGAATGGGTCAGAAGTCATCCGAACCCGGACGCATGA
- a CDS encoding argininosuccinate synthase: MAQSKPVKKIVLAYSGGLDTSVILTWLKETYGCEVIAFTADVGQKEELSGLEEKGIKTGASKVYIQDLRLEFARDFIFPAIQGNALYEMRYLLGTSLARPLIAKAMVEVAEKEGADAFAHGATGKGNDQVRFELGVKSLAPEKTIIAPWRVWEFGGRSDLIEYAKSKGIPVPVTAEKPYSMDRNLMHISYEGGILEDPYREPDEKMFLLTTSPEKAPDAPEYLELDFQEGNCVAINGKKMNPLEVMDALNTIAGKHGVGRVDIVENRLVGIKSRGVYETPGGTVLFVAHRDLESITIDRDTQHHKDKLSIEFAELIYNGHWFSSRMKAVRAFITETQRYVTGTVKVKLYKGTCSVVGRKSSVSLYNPEMATFEKEELYNQKDAEGFINIYGLPAQETARLRKK; encoded by the coding sequence ATGGCGCAAAGCAAACCTGTCAAAAAAATCGTCCTGGCTTATTCGGGTGGATTGGATACGTCCGTAATTCTCACCTGGTTGAAAGAAACATACGGTTGCGAAGTAATCGCATTTACCGCGGACGTGGGTCAAAAGGAAGAACTTTCCGGTTTGGAAGAAAAAGGAATCAAAACCGGAGCTTCCAAAGTTTATATCCAAGACCTTCGTTTGGAATTTGCGCGCGATTTTATTTTCCCCGCGATTCAGGGGAACGCACTTTATGAAATGCGTTATCTTCTCGGCACATCCTTAGCAAGACCTCTGATCGCAAAAGCGATGGTGGAAGTCGCCGAAAAAGAAGGAGCGGACGCGTTCGCTCACGGCGCGACCGGGAAAGGAAACGATCAGGTTCGTTTCGAACTCGGAGTTAAATCCTTGGCTCCCGAAAAAACGATCATCGCTCCCTGGAGAGTCTGGGAATTCGGCGGCCGTTCGGATCTGATCGAATACGCGAAATCCAAAGGAATTCCGGTTCCGGTCACCGCGGAAAAGCCCTATTCCATGGACCGCAATCTCATGCATATATCTTACGAAGGTGGAATATTAGAAGATCCTTATAGAGAACCCGATGAGAAAATGTTTCTCTTGACGACTTCTCCCGAAAAGGCTCCGGACGCTCCCGAATATCTGGAACTCGATTTCCAAGAAGGAAACTGCGTCGCGATCAACGGCAAAAAGATGAATCCTCTCGAAGTGATGGATGCACTGAACACGATCGCGGGCAAACACGGCGTGGGAAGAGTGGACATCGTGGAAAACCGTCTCGTCGGGATCAAATCCAGAGGCGTTTACGAAACACCGGGCGGAACCGTGTTGTTCGTCGCGCACCGCGATTTAGAATCGATCACGATCGACCGCGATACACAACATCACAAAGACAAATTGTCCATCGAGTTCGCGGAACTTATCTACAACGGTCATTGGTTTTCATCCAGAATGAAGGCGGTTCGCGCTTTTATCACCGAAACACAAAGATACGTAACCGGAACCGTAAAGGTAAAACTCTACAAAGGAACTTGTTCGGTTGTGGGAAGAAAGTCCTCGGTTTCTCTTTACAACCCGGAGATGGCGACTTTCGAAAAAGAAGAATTGTATAATCAAAAAGACGCGGAAGGATTCATCAATATCTACGGATTGCCCGCTCAAGAAACGGCTAGGCTTCGTAAAAAATGA
- the coaD gene encoding pantetheine-phosphate adenylyltransferase, whose translation MKHLAIYPGSFDPLTNGHLDILQRSIGLFDKVIIAIAVNSNKSTLFSVEERLGFIREVTKGIKGLEIDTFQGLTVDYCAKVGAKSIIRGLRAVTDFDYEYAISLMNKKLAPDVETVFLMSSSEYSFISSTIVKEVARHGRDVSNQVPEIVSKALLKKLSQ comes from the coding sequence ATGAAACACTTAGCGATTTATCCGGGTTCCTTTGATCCGTTGACAAACGGACATTTGGATATTCTTCAAAGATCGATCGGACTTTTCGATAAGGTGATCATTGCGATCGCCGTAAATTCGAATAAGTCCACGTTGTTCTCCGTCGAAGAAAGACTCGGATTTATCCGCGAAGTCACCAAGGGCATCAAAGGTCTTGAGATCGACACGTTTCAAGGTCTTACGGTCGATTATTGCGCCAAAGTGGGAGCGAAAAGTATCATTCGCGGGCTCCGAGCCGTAACCGACTTCGATTACGAATATGCAATTTCTCTAATGAACAAAAAATTGGCTCCCGATGTGGAGACCGTGTTTCTCATGTCCTCAAGCGAATATTCCTTCATCTCTTCCACGATCGTAAAGGAAGTCGCGAGACACGGAAGAGACGTGAGCAATCAGGTTCCCGAAATCGTCAGCAAAGCATTACTTAAAAAACTCTCTCAATAA
- a CDS encoding nucleoside-diphosphate kinase, which produces MSRTFIMIKPDGVKNKHVGNILARIEKEGFKILGLKYLKLSLEDAKQFYKVHSARPFYNDLCNYMSSGPIVAAALERDNAVLHWRDVIGATDPKEAAAGTIRALYAESKEANAVHGSDSDDNAALEVSFFFKGNELF; this is translated from the coding sequence ATGTCCAGAACGTTTATCATGATCAAACCCGACGGAGTAAAAAACAAACACGTCGGAAACATTCTCGCGAGAATCGAAAAAGAGGGATTCAAGATCCTCGGTTTAAAATACCTCAAACTTTCTCTCGAAGACGCGAAACAATTCTATAAAGTGCATTCCGCTCGTCCGTTTTACAACGACCTTTGCAACTATATGTCTTCCGGTCCGATCGTAGCGGCCGCTCTCGAAAGAGACAACGCGGTTCTTCATTGGAGAGACGTGATCGGAGCGACCGATCCGAAAGAAGCGGCTGCTGGAACGATCCGCGCTCTTTATGCGGAAAGCAAAGAAGCAAACGCGGTTCACGGTTCCGATTCGGACGATAACGCGGCTCTCGAAGTTTCCTTCTTCTTTAAAGGAAACGAATTGTTCTAA
- a CDS encoding NADP-dependent isocitrate dehydrogenase yields MSEKTKIAIAHGDGIGPEIMDATLKILNAAGAKIDPIEIEIGEKVYKDGHSSGIKPEAWDVLRQTKVFLKAPITTPQGGGYKSLNVTVRTTLGLFANVRPCFSLYPYVETKHPSLDIVIIRENEEDLYTGIEHRQTNDTVQCLKLISRPGSEKIIRYAFEYARAYGRKKVTAMVKDNIMKQTDGLFHDIFKEVAKEYPELEANSQIIDIGAANLADRPQNFDVVVTLNLYGDIISDIVAQIAGSVGMAGSSNIGEIVSMFEAIHGSAPDIAGKNLANPSGLLNAAVMMLVHIGQPDIAAKINNAWLLTIEEGIHTGDIFKPGVSRIKVGTKEFAEAVIGNLGHLPEKFKPVSFGKAKKIIIPEYKRTIQKKELVGVDVFLDWIGNDPNELGNKLKSLSNDLTLKIITNRGVKVFPEGQPETFLIDHWRCRFVSKNALVKQEDPSYHPISHKQVAELLLKLDAAGFDTIKTENLYYFDGKRAFSLGQGE; encoded by the coding sequence ATGTCCGAAAAAACCAAAATCGCAATCGCACACGGCGACGGAATCGGTCCTGAAATCATGGACGCGACTCTCAAAATTTTAAACGCGGCGGGAGCCAAAATCGATCCGATCGAAATCGAAATCGGCGAAAAAGTATATAAGGACGGACATTCTTCCGGAATCAAACCCGAGGCTTGGGACGTTCTCAGACAAACAAAGGTTTTCTTAAAAGCTCCGATCACCACTCCTCAAGGAGGAGGATATAAAAGTTTAAACGTAACCGTTCGAACCACGCTCGGATTGTTCGCCAACGTTAGACCCTGCTTCTCCCTTTATCCATATGTAGAAACGAAACATCCCTCTCTCGACATCGTCATCATCCGTGAAAACGAAGAAGACCTTTATACGGGAATCGAACACAGACAAACCAACGACACCGTTCAATGTCTCAAACTGATCTCCCGTCCCGGTTCCGAAAAAATCATCCGTTACGCTTTCGAATACGCGCGCGCCTATGGAAGAAAAAAAGTAACCGCCATGGTGAAGGACAATATCATGAAACAGACAGACGGTTTGTTCCACGATATCTTTAAGGAAGTTGCGAAAGAATATCCCGAGCTCGAAGCGAATTCTCAGATCATCGACATAGGCGCGGCCAACCTCGCGGACAGACCTCAGAATTTCGACGTCGTCGTAACGCTCAACTTATACGGGGATATCATCTCCGATATCGTGGCACAGATCGCGGGTTCGGTGGGAATGGCCGGTTCGTCCAATATCGGCGAAATCGTTTCCATGTTCGAAGCGATTCACGGATCGGCCCCGGACATCGCAGGGAAGAATCTCGCAAACCCTTCCGGTCTACTCAACGCCGCCGTGATGATGCTCGTACATATCGGACAACCCGACATCGCCGCAAAGATCAACAACGCGTGGCTTTTGACGATCGAGGAAGGAATTCACACCGGAGATATTTTCAAACCCGGAGTGAGCCGCATCAAAGTCGGCACGAAAGAATTCGCCGAAGCGGTGATCGGAAATCTGGGACATCTTCCGGAAAAGTTCAAACCCGTTTCCTTCGGAAAAGCGAAGAAAATTATAATTCCTGAATATAAGAGAACCATACAAAAGAAAGAACTCGTAGGCGTGGACGTTTTTCTCGACTGGATCGGAAACGATCCGAACGAACTCGGAAACAAACTCAAATCCCTTTCGAACGATCTGACGCTGAAGATCATTACCAACCGAGGGGTGAAGGTTTTTCCCGAGGGTCAACCGGAAACGTTTCTGATCGATCACTGGAGATGCAGGTTCGTAAGTAAAAACGCCCTCGTAAAACAGGAAGATCCTTCGTATCATCCGATCTCCCACAAACAAGTCGCGGAACTTCTTTTAAAATTGGACGCGGCGGGTTTCGATACGATCAAAACCGAAAACCTGTATTACTTCGACGGAAAAAGAGCGTTCTCCTTAGGCCAAGGAGAATGA
- a CDS encoding NAD-dependent epimerase/dehydratase family protein, with the protein MKLKGKTVCITGIGGFIGRRLAEIAKEKGIHVRGIELDSNRAEELRKLGFTVVVGSTSDRKALQEAVQGSDYVLHTAAIVREGGSLEEFRKVNVHSSLELAEIAKAAGAKGMVHYSSVMVYGFSYPPFITEEGPFRGENNPYCITKIEGESVLIQLNDPPKFGVLFIRPGDVYGPGSGPWVVRPIQLMKKGLFSLPNGGKGRINLTYVDNLVEGTLLALEKEAWGEAFNITDGTTMTWKEYFYKLADSAGISKPISAPAWLLKCLIVLMSAAYKSIGKEPPATKEGVNFILREHPVSIEKAKKELGYRPKITTEEALKKTSDWIKLYASSL; encoded by the coding sequence TTGAAATTAAAAGGTAAAACCGTTTGTATCACGGGCATCGGCGGTTTTATCGGAAGACGTCTCGCCGAAATCGCAAAGGAAAAAGGAATTCATGTTCGAGGAATCGAACTGGATTCCAATCGCGCCGAGGAACTTCGGAAACTAGGTTTTACCGTAGTGGTCGGAAGTACGTCCGATCGCAAAGCCTTACAGGAAGCCGTTCAAGGATCGGACTACGTTTTGCATACCGCGGCCATTGTTCGTGAAGGCGGCTCCTTGGAAGAATTCAGAAAAGTGAATGTACATTCTTCCCTAGAACTTGCGGAAATCGCAAAAGCGGCGGGCGCAAAGGGAATGGTTCATTATTCTTCCGTAATGGTTTACGGATTTTCGTATCCTCCTTTTATCACGGAAGAAGGCCCGTTCCGAGGAGAAAACAATCCTTATTGTATCACCAAGATCGAGGGAGAATCCGTCCTCATCCAACTCAACGATCCGCCTAAGTTCGGAGTGTTGTTCATCCGTCCCGGAGACGTTTACGGACCGGGTTCGGGACCTTGGGTCGTACGACCGATTCAACTGATGAAAAAGGGATTATTCTCCCTTCCGAACGGAGGCAAGGGAAGAATCAACCTAACCTACGTCGACAATCTCGTCGAAGGAACGTTACTCGCTCTTGAAAAAGAAGCCTGGGGAGAGGCCTTTAACATCACCGACGGAACCACGATGACTTGGAAAGAATACTTTTACAAACTCGCGGACTCCGCAGGAATTTCAAAACCGATTTCCGCGCCCGCTTGGCTTTTAAAATGTCTGATCGTTTTGATGAGCGCAGCTTACAAATCGATCGGAAAAGAGCCGCCCGCCACGAAGGAAGGAGTGAACTTCATTCTTCGGGAACATCCCGTATCGATCGAAAAGGCGAAAAAAGAATTGGGTTATCGACCGAAGATAACTACGGAAGAGGCTTTGAAAAAAACTTCGGATTGGATCAAACTCTACGCAAGTTCGCTGTAG
- a CDS encoding response regulator: MNFWLIDDDSIYIMIAKRFLEKDGRATKLRDFQDGEVALQELQTLSSESEELPDAILLDINMPFMDGWQFLDEFKKIQGDLAKKITIFMVSSSVDERDIVKANSFPEVKGYLSKPLTQDHIQKLYSELA, translated from the coding sequence ATGAACTTCTGGTTGATCGATGATGATTCCATTTATATCATGATCGCAAAGCGATTCCTGGAAAAAGACGGGAGAGCGACAAAGCTCCGTGATTTCCAAGACGGAGAAGTAGCTCTTCAGGAACTTCAAACCTTAAGTTCCGAAAGTGAAGAATTACCGGACGCGATCTTATTGGATATCAACATGCCCTTTATGGACGGTTGGCAATTTCTCGACGAATTCAAAAAGATCCAAGGGGATCTCGCAAAAAAGATCACGATTTTTATGGTCAGTTCTTCCGTGGATGAAAGGGATATCGTAAAGGCGAATTCTTTTCCCGAAGTCAAAGGTTATCTTTCCAAACCCCTCACTCAAGATCATATTCAAAAACTCTACAGCGAACTTGCGTAG